The genomic region CTGTGTAAATTGTGCAGTTATGAGACTGAAACAGTCACCCACGTTTTCTGGAGATGTCAGTATGTTACTGATGTTTGGAGTGTATCAATCGACAATAAATTTCCCCGGTGGTTTTTGAATACAGACAAAATTCCTGGAGGCAATACATTTTACAATGCGGAACCAGGATGATATGAACAAAGCTTTGATTTTGTAGATTGTAGTTTTGACTCTTTTTGCATCTGTTTGTAAAAGGGATTTTCACCTTCCTGTTGTTCTATTAAGGGTTGCTTATAACCAAAAACACGCCTACATTTACTTATCACTAAGGTGCAACAAAAAAGGTCCAAATTAAATTACTAGTTAAGACACATTACGAGAAAACCTAGATAGGACTAGAAATTGAGCAACTCTTGAATGTCAACCAGAAGTTGATAACTTGTGTGCCTGCACCAAGTTACCCGACCAATCAGCTACATAATCAATTAGGTTGAACCAAACGTGCACAAGAATTTCCTGCTTCTACATGGTTTGTAGACAACTTTACAGCCAACTTTTGAAGAGGCAGATTCCTAAACTCTAATTTACGACACATTGCTTGCGCAGATGATAAGCGCAGACGACAATTATCAACGCATCCAGGTTTGACCTCTCTTAACTCCATAATCAACAAGGATACAGAACAATTCGAGCAAATTTACAACTAATCAAATTCTAGGAGACTCCATAGCCTCTTGTTGGACAAACACCATATCCCCTACTCCCTCGACTATAATCTTTGCTCATATATGGTCATTTCTAGCTAACATAACAATCAAATTACTACcaagtttaaattcaattataacCTATATAATCTAATGAATTAAGAGGTTTGAACAGGTTCATTATCCTTTCACCCCACAGGTACGAAGGGCCCACGACCATGAGATCCgatccattttaaaaaatatatataaaactataaaaatttatcgCCAGTATGCAGTGCCATTAAAGTAGTTGTGCAGATATAAATCAAGCAAGAATGCAAGACCGTCAGAACTCAGATTTAAACAACAATTGAGACATGCATTAAAGTATACACCTGTAGTCTGGTACTTAGTCAAGAATAATATCACAAATGTTTCCGCATTAAAGCATCTATAAAACACAAGCACCCAGAGAACACAAATCAAGCCCAAAAGCCaataagttaataaattttCACTATTCTCATTTTTCTCACCAAGGGTGCCAAGAAAGATAGTGGGGTTCTCACAGAATACCTCCATTACAGCTTCCCAAATGGCCTTAGAGTTAAAAACCTGCCCATCCAGCAGGTTGAGAAGTTGGCTTGGTCTCTGTAATTTTTGCCTCCCCAAAACGCTGAGCATTATTTCCATCACTGATGGGTTTTGATATCTGAGGGCTATTACTGGGGGCAGCTGAGAAACTCTCTGTTCCAAAACCCCATGAATCAAAACCAGTGTTTCCTTGAGCAGCCTGCTTAGTTTGTTGACCATTTCTTGTCCTAACAGATTTGGAAGGGTTCTCTTTAGAAAGAGGTTTCTGTGGCTTAGGTTCTTCAGCAAATGCTTGCCATTGCTTTGGCTCCGGGCTCACACTATTCCTGTCAGATTTTTCTTGCTGTGGTTCCCAAATTGTTCCTTCAATCTTGTCcttttgctgaaaaaagaataaattctATCAATAACAGAGATGATGGagacaaaataatcaaattctgATAGTTTAAAGCAAAGAAAATTATACCAAAGGAGTTGCAGGAGaggtttgaatttttgaaacatttttatTTGGTGATGGATTTCTAGCAGCAAGTGCTTGCTTGAGCTCTTGAATCTCCTGTCTTTGAGATCGACAAATGGCAGATagcttttcaaattttgaagttATTTCAGCCTTCTCCAAGTTTGTTTGCTTCAGCTGCCCCTTCAACCTTGCTACTTCAGCCTCTAATGCTTCCTCCTTTTCTGAATTACTATTAACTGTGGACCCAAACTTCTCAGTATCAAATTCAGCAACAAAAGTGTTAAAAGTGTCATCTTGAAAAGTAGCTGTAGTCTCAACTTTTGTTGGTTTTGGCCAATGGGTGCCACGGTCTTTATCCTTCTGGGAAAATGTCATCTCAAAGTCCTTGGAAGAGCCATCCTCAGACTTTTGTGATTTACCATGTGTATTTTTTCGAACAGTATAAGTTTGTATGTCTGCCTCTTTTGCAGGGCTAGTATTCCTAGGTAAAGGAAGATTCTCAGGATGAAATCGATCATGTTTTGATATACCATGGGTAGTAGGTTCTTCATCAAATTTGGGTCTTGTTATGTCCTCAGGAACAACTGAATCTTTTGCATGCAGACTAGACCAGAAAGCACCAAGCTGCTCCCCACCTCCCCCTGCCCTAGAAGAAGGTTGTGATGTGTTCCTAGTTTGTTCTCCAGATGAAGGTGGGGGTGGGGGACTTCTGCGAGGCACTGGATGTGCCTTATATGCAGGCTTCGGAATACCTGTTACATCAGCCTCACTTCAATTGAAAGCAAATCTCAAATATTTGTGGCCTTTCTTAATATCAATTTACAGTTACCCAAAATTAAATCTGCTCCAACAAAATCCAGGTCAAGAATTTATGAAATGTTAAGTTTTCTTCATTTCAACCAGGTTTAACACTAAGCTAGAAGGTCAAATTTAATAATTCATACagaaagaaaattgagtttttgtAACAAGTAAACCTTTGATGTCCTCACCTTCATGTATGTCTGTGGATTTCATTTCAGGTGGCCTATCAGGTAAAGACTTCTGAAGATTAGCAGGTAACTGCTCATTAACACGAAACCACACCTGCCAACATTGTAAAAAATCCCAGCATCAGTTAGTAGAATGTTTATTCTTCACCTAAGATTGCTAGGACAAGATGATCTAAAACTAACCTAAATTCATGGAGATGAATGGCCAATCAAGCAAAGCGCTTGCCTGCGTGATGTCTGGTCTGTCATCTGGTGAAGATTGAAGCATCTCTTTGATCAGGTCTGTAACTGAGGAGCCATATTTAGGTAACTCTGGAATGCGATAATTcccatttaaaatttgaagCTTTGATTCTCCATCAAATGCACTTTTGAAGTAGCAAATCCGATACAGGAGGCAACCCAGCGCCTGCAGATTGACAGAGTAATGTCAGTTCCTAATTGCACATTTGATTAGATTATTTGACTGTTTCTGCATTTTACTCTGAATTACAAGGTTCAGCTTGACTTACCCATATGTCTACCTTCTCATTTATAAGTTCTCTCCGAAAGAGATCCCACATCTAGGTAAAggaggaaaacaaaaatcaaataacttTAGCATTAAAATCAGAAATTTAACATCGTAAGAGTGAACTGTGAAGTTCAATGTTCAACCTCAGGTGCTCTATAAGCAGGTGTCGTGTGCTTCCTGATATTATCTTCTTCAATGCCCATTTCTTCAGGCTTCTCAAAACGCTTATGATTGGTAGAGGTGCTGCCAAAATCGCACAACTTCCATACTCCATCAGATCCCAGCAAAAGATTCTCAGCTTTCAAGTCTCTGAAAATGAGAGGAAGAAATAACAGTAGTTCATAAATATTTCTTAGCaagcaaaaacaaaaggaaactaATAAGTCTCTTCAAATAAATTAAAGGCAACGGATGTCTTTTCTCCTTGGAGTACAAGCATGACTTACAAGTCCATCAATCCAAAATTTGCCACAATgtaatcacaaaagaaaaaaatggggGTTCGGAAAAACTATACTCATCAATACCTTCAAGCAAccattttttaactattttaagATAATGCAAAAATGGTAAAtgttaatactaaaattttttaaacgCATGATTTCCAACAACAATAACCAAGccttagtttcaaaattttatgaagTATGCtttcaagggttttttttttttttttgggaggggtgGGATAATATATAAAAGGAGAAGATTACAGACTTACAGCCACCTTGCTAGCATCTATACCTGTGGGCAATGGGTGGGGACTGGCAGTGCATGGCGAAAACAGCATTACAGACATCCCTGAAGATTGAGAGGACCTGTTTCTCATCAAAAAATCCGGATCCTCTGCTTTCCAGCACATTAACCAGAGATTTCTCACAGAATTCCATCACAAGGAATGCTTCTTTAGTTCGTCCCATATCCAAGATGGTATGCGCATAGAGTGTGACAACATTAGGATGTCCCTTAAGTGACTTCAACACTGAGATCTCCTTCATCACCAACTCCTCTAATTCCTCATCATTAAATATAATGTGCTTTAAAGCATACTGCTTTGACACATTCACAAGGTCCCGAGCTAAGTATACACAAGAGAAACCTCCCTCCGCGATGGCATTTCGGacattaattttaagatttCCAACATCAAGCGAACGGCCTTCAAGCCCCACAGGTTCTTTTTGCATAAATGGTTTGAACCTCCACATGATTGACACAACGAAGACAAAAAAAAGGCACTGCAAACGCAATCAAATACATTACTAATACCGCATTGGCAATACAAAGCACACAAATTCACACATCGAGTCACAGTAAAATAAATAGCATCAATCTAATCTAAAGAATTCGGCAATAAAGAACAGTACAAGAAAGATCTTTTTTATCAtccttaaaaaattcaaaattcacaatctaaaacccaaaatcaCCGAGCGAGTAGATCTGAATAATGCAATAAATACTTAGATACAGAAATTCAAGATCTGGATCAAATTCCAGGACCTGGTCTTTCCACATAGAACCTAAAACTTCAATCTTTACATACTATTTTTCATCTGAAATCCAAATAGCAAAATCAACCAATAATTCGAGCTCAAATCAAACCAGAATGTACGAGAAAAACGAGTTCAAAATCCAGCACAAGTTAACAATTTGAGCTAGAAATTTAAGCAAATTGAAGGAAACACAGATTCCATCCTAAAATTCTGGCCAATACATCATTCATTATCCTACtgtttctcagcaaccaaacagattCTCCCGAATGAATCAAAGAAATGTAATAGAGCTCAAATTCCAGCACAAGTCAACGGTTAAAGATTCGAgctagaaattttacaaattgaaaacttcaacaataaaatcttaaaaaaaaaaaaagactcagaAAAAACCGATTCAATACAAACTCATTTATTTTCCAACgatttctcaacaaccaaacagaCTCTGAACGAGTCCAAAAGAAATCCAATCGAGCTCAAACTTTACGAAGCTAACGAATTGAGCTATAGAATTTCAAACCAATTcagataaacataaaaaaaaattaaaaattaaaaaaagaaaaaactcaaacCAAAGCATATTGAATTCAAACAATATCTCCAAATACAGAATCCGAGTGAatctatagaaaaaaaaaaaaattcaatgaaaatgaaaaagccATTGAAGATCGTACCTCGTAGAATCGGATAAGAGTCTCTGAGAAGAGCTTGTTGTTGAAGGTGATTCAGAATCCGATGCTGAAAGTACAAAAGCAATTGAAGCTTCGTGGTTTTTGAGATCTGATACCGTAAAAGAAAGttcaaaaaccaaatctaatCTCTCTCAGCTTTTTCTGATTTCacacagagagaaagagagagagagagagagatacgaGACGCGTTTAATAACAAATGAGCGAGAGAAAGAGGGGAAGATATttatatagagagagaggaatgaTTGACTGTGGTCGTGATTATTTTATTACTGGGAGATAAAGCGATCTGGGCCGTTGGTTTGTGTGGGGACCATTAATCCAACggttgttaatttttttattattttttggactGTTTCATTGCATGGGATGTGGGCCCGTGCTTTCGGTGGTAATTGGAGTAACTTGTACATGAACGTGACTTTCCCTCTGTGGGGAAAGGTGAAATGTTATTTGTACTCGCGAGAGTTTGGTAGGTTGGTACTCGCTTGATCTGGGTGAAACGTGGCCAAATTCTATTGGTGGGTTTGTGGACCCTACCAGAATTTTGGTGGACACGTTGGATGCAATGTAGACTTTTAATATTAGTAGTATTATTATTGGACTATTTATTAAGGCCGGCAGTGAGTGCTTTGTTGggtttaaatattattaatttaaaaaaataaaaataaaggttgaatttattattGTGTTACTTACTTCAATTCTATTTTACTTACTTACTTACttattattgtgttttgtttctattttaatttcttaattatgaCTAGAAGGAGATGATTATTAATCAAGAATGGTAATAATAACTAATATAATAAgactaaaaaaatgattttgtgtaGAATTGCTAGTTGagttttttaatgatttatgtAATGTTTGCAAGTGagaatgattaaatttttatttaaatagataGTTATAGAAGAAATTAAATTAGTAATGATGTTCAACTACCAACTACAGAATGATTAGaggaatagattttttttttaacacgaTTAAAGGAATAGATTAATAAATacttacattattattattaaggtgtgtatttaattttaaattaatatttattgctTTGTGTTTCCGGAACTTCATAGTGTGCTGTAGACTTGTTGTCAGATTGTGAAATTGTGATAATGACAACGTGGGGAGACAGATAGCGATAAGAATTGATAGGATGGTTGTGTTACATCCTCTCCTTCTAaccttattttatattttgtatttttttttagcttaatacaatttcatttcattattgAAGAGAATGCAAAGGCCAACAAAAATTGGCTAAGTTGCAGCGAGTAAGTTGAAAAGAAATCTCAATGAACAACCGGGCTCCCTCTTGAATCCCCTACACTAGGTGACCAATGCAATAACCTCAAGCTCCTTCTTCCTTGACCACTTAAAACACTATACTCAAATTGCCTTCCACCACAACTTGAATAAGCTCCACTTTCTCTCGTTTGTACGACACTACCAACTCGCTCTGAAATTCATCACGAATAATTATTTCCACTCCGAACATGATGTAACTTATATTTAATACTCTAGTGCATTTAGATCTATTGTGATGGTGACGTGCCCAATTTTTTTATCACGTGTCAACGTTATAATGAGTCTAATGAATTGGAGACACTAAACCCAAGTTCTACTCCTCCAAATATTTGGTCTTGGAGTTCCATCTATGCTCAGCATGTACCTAAAAAGTAAATACTATCTTTATAACATCtttaaatttattactttttttaaataaaaaatctcatattttatttgtaatcaTTTATGTCTTTTAAACCACATTG from Castanea sativa cultivar Marrone di Chiusa Pesio chromosome 11, ASM4071231v1 harbors:
- the LOC142617103 gene encoding uncharacterized protein LOC142617103, whose product is MWRFKPFMQKEPVGLEGRSLDVGNLKINVRNAIAEGGFSCVYLARDLVNVSKQYALKHIIFNDEELEELVMKEISVLKSLKGHPNVVTLYAHTILDMGRTKEAFLVMEFCEKSLVNVLESRGSGFFDEKQVLSIFRDVCNAVFAMHCQSPPIAHRDLKAENLLLGSDGVWKLCDFGSTSTNHKRFEKPEEMGIEEDNIRKHTTPAYRAPEMWDLFRRELINEKVDIWALGCLLYRICYFKSAFDGESKLQILNGNYRIPELPKYGSSVTDLIKEMLQSSPDDRPDITQVWFRVNEQLPANLQKSLPDRPPEMKSTDIHEGIPKPAYKAHPVPRRSPPPPPSSGEQTRNTSQPSSRAGGGGEQLGAFWSSLHAKDSVVPEDITRPKFDEEPTTHGISKHDRFHPENLPLPRNTSPAKEADIQTYTVRKNTHGKSQKSEDGSSKDFEMTFSQKDKDRGTHWPKPTKVETTATFQDDTFNTFVAEFDTEKFGSTVNSNSEKEEALEAEVARLKGQLKQTNLEKAEITSKFEKLSAICRSQRQEIQELKQALAARNPSPNKNVSKIQTSPATPLQKDKIEGTIWEPQQEKSDRNSVSPEPKQWQAFAEEPKPQKPLSKENPSKSVRTRNGQQTKQAAQGNTGFDSWGFGTESFSAAPSNSPQISKPISDGNNAQRFGEAKITETKPTSQPAGWAGF